CCGGCGGGTTGTGGCTGGCAGTAATCATAACACCTGCTTTTCTTTTGAGCTTTTTGCAGGCAAAGTAGAACAGCGGTGTGGCAACCATATCCAGAAAAACAACATCAACGCCCGTTGAGAGCAGTCCGTTAACCATGCTTTTCTGATACACAGGTGAAGAATGGCGGCAGTCGTGGCCAACCACGGCCTGTGTGTACCCATGACGGCGGAAATATGTGCCGCAGGCTTTTCCGAGGGTTTCGACCCATTCAGGATCAAAATCCTGATCTACAATGCCTCGAATGTCGTAGGCACGAAATATTTCCTGGTTAATTGCTTTCATGTGTCCTCCGATTTGGTCCGCACAAGGTCGTGAGTAAAGATTGCGGAACAGGGCTTTACCATATTAGACTTAAACTTCGGTTCCCAAATTTACAAGCACGACGTTTTTTTTCTGTGTTACGAAAGCTGTGTTATGCAGCTCAAAGAGGCCAGACGAACGGCTGTTTCTGGCCTATGCATTACTGAAAATAATGGGGTTATTATGAATTGGGATTGGGAAAAACTCCAGGAAAAACGGAAGACTCAGCCCGGTGGCGGCGGTGGTGGTCCTCAGCTCAATGATGTGAACATTGACTGGGATCGCTTCCGGAATTTTCGCTTTCCGGCGTGGCGTCTTCTGCTTGGCCTGATTGTCCTTGGCTGGCTTGCCTCTGGTATTTACATTGTTGGTCCTGACGAAATAGGCGTTGTTCAGCGCTTTGGTGCCTACAGCGGGGAAAGTGGTCCCGGTCCACATTATCACCTTCCGTTCCCGATTGAGCGGGTCCAGACACCCAAGGTGACCCAGATTCGACGGGTCGAAGTTGGTCTTCGCAGTACGCGACGTTCTGGAAACTTCTCGCAGGCATCCTTTCAGGATGTTCCTCAGGAATCCCTCATGCTGACTGGCGATGAAAACATCGTCGACGTGCAGTTTATTGTGCAGTACCTGATTAAGGATGCACGGGACTACCTGTTTAATGTGAAAAATCAGGAAGAAAGCGTCAAGAACATCGCCGAAGCTGCAATGCGCGAAATCATTGGCCGGAGCCGTATTGATTCAGTTCTGACCTCTGACAAGCTTGTGGTTCAGACCGAAGCCAAGACCCTGATGCAGGACATGTCTGACAAGTACAAGCTCGGGGTTCGCATTGTGGCGGTCCAGCTCCAGAATGTCCATCCTCCAAAAGAAGTTATTGATGCATTTAAGGATGTTGCTTCTGCCCGTGAGGACAAGAGCCGTTTCATTAATGAAGCCGAGGCCTACAAGAATGACATCCTGCCCAAGGCCCGTGGTCAGGCGGCTGTGCTGGTGAATGAGGCCGAAGCCTACAAGCAGCAGCAGATTCGTCGTGCAGAAGGTGAAGCAGCCCGCTTCCTGTCTGTGTACACGGAATATGCCAAGGCCAAGGATATTACCCGTCGCCGCATGTATCTTGAGACCATGGAAAAAATCTTCTCGTCCAAGGACATGGAAAAGATTCTGATGTCGAGTGATGCCCTGCGCGGAGCTGTGCCGTATCTGCCGCTCAGTCCTCTTGGGCATGGAACCCGAGTTCTGAAAGGAGGGGAATAGAAATGTCCTCCAGTAAAGCGATTTCCCTTATTGTTGGCCTTGCTGTGCTCCTGCTTGTTGGGACGCAGAGCTTTTACACCGTCGATCAGACGCAGGTTGCTATTGTGCTCCAGCTGGGCAAGCCTGTTGGTGGCGTGAAGGCTCCGGGCCTGCATTTCAAGATTCCGTTTATTCAGGTCGTGTTACCGTTTGATGCCCGTGTGCTGGAACATGATGCCAGACCAGAAGAAATTCTGACGCTCGACAAGAAAAACATGCTGGTGGACAATTTCACCAAGTGGCGCATTGTTGATCCTCTGGAATTCTATCAGACCGTGCGCACGGTAGAGAACGCCAAGTCTCGTATTGAGGACATCATTTATTCGCAGCTTCGTGTTTCTCTTGGCCGTTACACACTGGTCGAGGTCGTGAACCAAAAGCGCCCGCAGATTATGCAGGAAGTCACTGAACGGGCATCCAAGCTCATCAGCGAATATGGCATTGAAATTGTGGACGTGCGGATTAAGCGAACGGATCTTCCGTCCGAGAATGAACGGGCTATTTTTGGCCGCATGCAGGCAGAACGTCAGCGTCAGGCCAAGCAGTACCGTTCGGAAGGGCAGGAGGAAGCTGCAAAGATTCGTTCTGCAGCGGACCGTGACCGGGCACTGCTTGTTGCCGAAGGCAAAAGAAAGGCCGAGGTCCTGCGAGGCGAGGGTGAGGCAGAAGCAACTCGTATTTTTGCAGATGCCCTGAAAACATCTCCCGAGTTTTACTCTTTTGCCAAGAGTCTTGAAGCATACGAAAAGAGCTTCAAGAATAATACTCGCGTTGTGCTGACGCCGAATAATGAGTTTTTAAAATATATGAAGTAATTGGTCTGACCAATTAATTGAAAGGCACCCATGAAAATGGGTGCCTTTCTTTTTTTTGCATTTATTTCCGGTATATTACTCTATAGGCCAATGAGAGGGTCTATTTTTGACAATAGTGTGAATACCGATCTGTCTAATATTTATAATCATTAAAAACAGACAATTAGAGCCTAAAATGTCAGCTTGCACTATAGGGTAATTGACAAAGAAGACTTAATTACTATGATTAGTCACACTCGCAATGAGTAAAAAAATTGATTATGGCTCAATCAATCGGAATGGTCGATACATTTCCGGA
Above is a window of Desulfobaculum bizertense DSM 18034 DNA encoding:
- the hflK gene encoding FtsH protease activity modulator HflK, with protein sequence MNWDWEKLQEKRKTQPGGGGGGPQLNDVNIDWDRFRNFRFPAWRLLLGLIVLGWLASGIYIVGPDEIGVVQRFGAYSGESGPGPHYHLPFPIERVQTPKVTQIRRVEVGLRSTRRSGNFSQASFQDVPQESLMLTGDENIVDVQFIVQYLIKDARDYLFNVKNQEESVKNIAEAAMREIIGRSRIDSVLTSDKLVVQTEAKTLMQDMSDKYKLGVRIVAVQLQNVHPPKEVIDAFKDVASAREDKSRFINEAEAYKNDILPKARGQAAVLVNEAEAYKQQQIRRAEGEAARFLSVYTEYAKAKDITRRRMYLETMEKIFSSKDMEKILMSSDALRGAVPYLPLSPLGHGTRVLKGGE
- the hflC gene encoding protease modulator HflC; amino-acid sequence: MSSSKAISLIVGLAVLLLVGTQSFYTVDQTQVAIVLQLGKPVGGVKAPGLHFKIPFIQVVLPFDARVLEHDARPEEILTLDKKNMLVDNFTKWRIVDPLEFYQTVRTVENAKSRIEDIIYSQLRVSLGRYTLVEVVNQKRPQIMQEVTERASKLISEYGIEIVDVRIKRTDLPSENERAIFGRMQAERQRQAKQYRSEGQEEAAKIRSAADRDRALLVAEGKRKAEVLRGEGEAEATRIFADALKTSPEFYSFAKSLEAYEKSFKNNTRVVLTPNNEFLKYMK